From the genome of Silurus meridionalis isolate SWU-2019-XX chromosome 12, ASM1480568v1, whole genome shotgun sequence, one region includes:
- the lrrc51 gene encoding leucine rich repeat containing 51 isoform X4: MRVPWRTSEGKFASQALRLNNNLLTDTTGLMETLSALFVEPKRLAWLDLSFNKITHIHPVLTELAELRVLYLHGNSMCSFSEVDKLGALPLLHTITLHGNSIETEQGYRNYVITALPHLKMMDFSVITKQDRIMASIWHRPPRNRKPTNRSAENISKK, encoded by the exons ATGCGTGTACCTTGGAGAACCTCAGAGGGAAAGTTTGCTAGCCAGGCACTCCGTCTGAACAACAACCTTTTAACCGACACGACCGGACTCATGGAGACGCTGTCTGCTTTATTCGTCGAGCCGAAAAGACTCGCCTGGCTCGACCTGTCCTTCAACAagatcacacacattcacccg GTCCTTACTGAGCTGGCGGAGTTGCGCGTTTTGTATCTACATGGCAACTCGATGTGCAGTTTCTCTGAGGTGGACAAGCTCGGGGCATTGCCGCTCCTGCACACCATCACACTTCACGGAAACAGCATCGAGACGGAGCAGGGTTACAG AAACTACGTGATCACCGCCCTGCCTCATCTGAAGATGATGGACTTCAGCGTCATCACCAAACAGGACCGAATCATGGCCTCCATCTGGCACAGGCCCCCAAGGAACCGCAAACCCACCAATCGCAGCGCAGAAAACATTTCGAAGAAGTAA
- the lrrc51 gene encoding leucine rich repeat containing 51 isoform X2 codes for MFRAPVDFSFKDLCSVEDVLAEEPNKGMRVPWRTSEGKFASQALRLNNNLLTDTTGLMETLSALFVEPKRLAWLDLSFNKITHIHPVLTELAELRVLYLHGNSMCSFSEVDKLGALPLLHTITLHGNSIETEQGYRNYVITALPHLKMMDFSVITKQDRIMASIWHRPPRNRKPTNRSAENISKK; via the exons ATGTTCagggctcctgtggacttctcTTTTAAAGATCTGTGCTCAGTAGAAG ATGTTCTTGCAGAAGAGCCCAACAAGGGAATGCGTGTACCTTGGAGAACCTCAGAGGGAAAGTTTGCTAGCCAGGCACTCCGTCTGAACAACAACCTTTTAACCGACACGACCGGACTCATGGAGACGCTGTCTGCTTTATTCGTCGAGCCGAAAAGACTCGCCTGGCTCGACCTGTCCTTCAACAagatcacacacattcacccg GTCCTTACTGAGCTGGCGGAGTTGCGCGTTTTGTATCTACATGGCAACTCGATGTGCAGTTTCTCTGAGGTGGACAAGCTCGGGGCATTGCCGCTCCTGCACACCATCACACTTCACGGAAACAGCATCGAGACGGAGCAGGGTTACAG AAACTACGTGATCACCGCCCTGCCTCATCTGAAGATGATGGACTTCAGCGTCATCACCAAACAGGACCGAATCATGGCCTCCATCTGGCACAGGCCCCCAAGGAACCGCAAACCCACCAATCGCAGCGCAGAAAACATTTCGAAGAAGTAA
- the lrrc51 gene encoding leucine rich repeat containing 51 isoform X1 has protein sequence MSYKVWRVTGADQYLGDADVLAEEPNKGMRVPWRTSEGKFASQALRLNNNLLTDTTGLMETLSALFVEPKRLAWLDLSFNKITHIHPVLTELAELRVLYLHGNSMCSFSEVDKLGALPLLHTITLHGNSIETEQGYRNYVITALPHLKMMDFSVITKQDRIMASIWHRPPRNRKPTNRSAENISKK, from the exons ATGAGCTATAAGGTTTGGAGAGTCACTGGAGCAGATCAGTACCTTGGAGATGCAG ATGTTCTTGCAGAAGAGCCCAACAAGGGAATGCGTGTACCTTGGAGAACCTCAGAGGGAAAGTTTGCTAGCCAGGCACTCCGTCTGAACAACAACCTTTTAACCGACACGACCGGACTCATGGAGACGCTGTCTGCTTTATTCGTCGAGCCGAAAAGACTCGCCTGGCTCGACCTGTCCTTCAACAagatcacacacattcacccg GTCCTTACTGAGCTGGCGGAGTTGCGCGTTTTGTATCTACATGGCAACTCGATGTGCAGTTTCTCTGAGGTGGACAAGCTCGGGGCATTGCCGCTCCTGCACACCATCACACTTCACGGAAACAGCATCGAGACGGAGCAGGGTTACAG AAACTACGTGATCACCGCCCTGCCTCATCTGAAGATGATGGACTTCAGCGTCATCACCAAACAGGACCGAATCATGGCCTCCATCTGGCACAGGCCCCCAAGGAACCGCAAACCCACCAATCGCAGCGCAGAAAACATTTCGAAGAAGTAA
- the lrrc51 gene encoding leucine rich repeat containing 51 isoform X3, translated as MCVSDVLAEEPNKGMRVPWRTSEGKFASQALRLNNNLLTDTTGLMETLSALFVEPKRLAWLDLSFNKITHIHPVLTELAELRVLYLHGNSMCSFSEVDKLGALPLLHTITLHGNSIETEQGYRNYVITALPHLKMMDFSVITKQDRIMASIWHRPPRNRKPTNRSAENISKK; from the exons atgtgtgtgtcagATGTTCTTGCAGAAGAGCCCAACAAGGGAATGCGTGTACCTTGGAGAACCTCAGAGGGAAAGTTTGCTAGCCAGGCACTCCGTCTGAACAACAACCTTTTAACCGACACGACCGGACTCATGGAGACGCTGTCTGCTTTATTCGTCGAGCCGAAAAGACTCGCCTGGCTCGACCTGTCCTTCAACAagatcacacacattcacccg GTCCTTACTGAGCTGGCGGAGTTGCGCGTTTTGTATCTACATGGCAACTCGATGTGCAGTTTCTCTGAGGTGGACAAGCTCGGGGCATTGCCGCTCCTGCACACCATCACACTTCACGGAAACAGCATCGAGACGGAGCAGGGTTACAG AAACTACGTGATCACCGCCCTGCCTCATCTGAAGATGATGGACTTCAGCGTCATCACCAAACAGGACCGAATCATGGCCTCCATCTGGCACAGGCCCCCAAGGAACCGCAAACCCACCAATCGCAGCGCAGAAAACATTTCGAAGAAGTAA
- the lamtor1 gene encoding ragulator complex protein LAMTOR1 yields MGCCYSSESETTEQERDERKPLIPHPNPDSKPPNGTERNPANISSTRTDEQALLSIINKTAQNIIDVSAADSQGMEQHEYMDKARQYSTKLAVLSGTLSQKKPPPLPSLTSQPHQVLASELVPYSDIQQVCKVAAYAYSAISQIKVDAKEELVVQFAIP; encoded by the exons ATGGGGTGCTGTTACAGCAGCGAGAGCGAAACAACCGAACAG GAGAGAGACGAGCGCAAGCCGCTGATTCCGCACCCGAACCCAGACAGCAAACCGCCGAACGGGACGGAGCGGAACCCGGCCAACATCTCGTCCACCCGTACAGACGAGCAGGCCCTACTGTCCATCATCAACAAGACAGCGCA GAACATCATCGATGTATCAGCTGCAGACTCGCAGGGAATGGAGCAACATGAGTACATGGACAAAGCCAGacaatacag cacgAAGCTGGCAGTGTTAAGTGGTACTCTGAGTCAGAAGAAGCCGCCTCCTCTTCCCTCACTCACTTCACAGCCTCACCAAGTGCTTGCCAGTGAACTAGTGCCCTACTCTGACATccagcag GTGTGTAAGGTGGCCGCGTACGCCTACAGCGCCATCTCACAGATCAAGGTGGACGCCAAAGAAGAGCTGGTGGTGCAGTTTGCTATCCCATGA
- the cwf19l2 gene encoding LOW QUALITY PROTEIN: CWF19-like protein 2 (The sequence of the model RefSeq protein was modified relative to this genomic sequence to represent the inferred CDS: inserted 2 bases in 2 codons): MAAYAGAFQSAGSIEEHKELKRKAREEVLQKAKRQYEKDERKEKQRKARGEDTWMLPDVEQRLQQINEDHSVKSKKKKEKSKKKEKKKKKEKKEKAKSQDDQSSDNSEESDDWVEAPSIKGSVDKAWKVSDQTQTQTTSSSSERQRDEWMTFDFLAMKTTSVAERRAKKEAEKEAEREKAQSIEQAGLHRLELNPYWKNGGSGLPPEEGASSAATKAAVVDDGGRGWLMKSYQRMKEQAERERRSLDEVVAERYGSMEQFQKRLKEAEEAVFSQRKDDRDIGRKGEGYGRTQGWRRDRDRERDRDREKDRDRDRDSEKDKDRERNRERHWERQRDIGREQWGKEXRPGQNRERDRDREQDRDKEKDIGRRKDIARDRGTERERGRFLKPLDSEDFLPLGEGFRRPGLTTCSSNQSSRKFLKPGNDYDDAVPALKKREEKKDGVKEKEESVTLKKEEERRTAPVQKSSSESEEEEEEEEVPLLTDEEMNKLGAKLLKAELMGNTALMDSLKAQLEAARKARENQVYKPKKQEAEQEVVLFRTDQSGHSWPVSGSSQHVEPKGGRRKKKAIETHVAGERVRYFADDDRLDLKEMVRREKMTSAQDQNALYSRMAAKMMGKQDGDNYTLDDMFVSSAAQREREGLDEERAKNRAMGEGRRLEARMDKCPXCFSNAELPKHLVVAIGAKVYLCLPNSVSLTEGHCLIAPLQHHCCSTGLDEDVWNEVQLFRKSLVQMFESQGLDCVFLETHMNPKKRIHMLYECVPLPRELGDMAPIYFKKAIMECDEEWAMNKKLVDLSSKNIRQAVPRGLPYFSVDFGLQGGFAHVIENQDKFPYYFGKEVLGGMLDLEPRRWRKPIRENFDDQRKKVLQFSQWWKTFDCTKSQ; encoded by the exons ATGGCGGCCTATGCGGGTGCGTTTCAAAGCGCCGGTAGCATTGAGGAACATAAAGAATTGAAGCGTAAAGCGCGAGAGGAAGTCCTCCAGAAG GCCAAGCGTCAGTATGAGAAAGACGAGcgaaaagaaaagcaaaggaaGGCCCGAGGTGAAGACACCTGGATGCTCCCAGATGTTGAGCAGCGGCTGCAGCAGATAAATGag GACCATTCTGTGAAAagcaagaagaaaaaggagaaatccaagaagaaggagaagaagaagaagaaagagaagaaagaaaaggcgAAATCCCAGGACGATCAGTCGTCTGATAACTCTGAG GAATCTGATGATTGGGTGGAGGCTCCGTCTATAAAAGGAAGTGTTGATAAAGCATGGAAGGTCTCGGATCAGACTCAGACACAGACCACCAGCAGTTCCAGCGAGAGG CAGAGAGACGAGTGGATGACGTTTGACTTTTTGGCCATGAAGACAACGTCGGTTGCCGAGCGTCGAGCAAAGAAGGAGGCGGAGAAAGAGGCGGAGCGCGAAAAAGCACAGAGCATCGAACAG GCCGGCCTTCACAGATTGGAGCTAAATCCATATTGGAAAAATGGAGGGAGTGGACTGCCCCCGGAGGAAGGTGCCAGTAGTGCAGCTACTAAAG cggCCGTGGTGGATGATGGAGGACGGGGTTGGCTCATGAAGTCCTATCAGAGGATGAAGGAGCAGGCCGAGAGAGAGAGGCGTAGCCTGGATGAAGTGGTGGCTGAGAGATAtggg tccaTGGAGCAGTTTCAGAAGAGACTTAAGGAAGCAGAGGAAGCCGTTTTCTCACAGAGGAAAGATGACCGAGACATTGGGAGGAAAGGAGAGGGATATGGACGGACACAAGGGTGGAGGAGAGACAGGGACAGAGAAAGGgacagggacagagagaagGACAGGGATAGGGACAGGGACAGTGAGAAGGAcaaggacagagagagaaacagagagaggcaTTGGGAAAGGCAGAGGGACATCGGTAGAGAACAGTGGGGTAAAG CGAGACCGGGACAAaacagagagcgagacagagacagagagcaagACAGGGACAAAGAGAAGGATATTGGAAGACGGAAGGACATAGCGAGAGACCGAGGaacggagagagaaagaggacgTTTCCTCAAACCCTTAGACTCTGAAGACTTCTTGCCTCTGGGGGAGGGCTTTAGGAGGCCTGGATTGACAACCTGCTCTTCCAATCAGAGCTCAAGGAAGTTCCTGAAACCTGgaaatgattatgatgatgctGTCCCTGCGTtgaagaagagagaggagaagaaggatggagtgaaagagaaggaggagtcAGTAACActaaagaaggaggaagagagaaggaCTGCACCAGTGCAGAAGAgcag TTCAGAgagtgaggaagaggaagaagaagaggaagtgcCTCTCCTGACCGACGAGGAGATGAATAAACTCGGGGCCAAACTTCTCAAAGCCGAGCTCATGGGGAATACG gctctAATGGACTCGCTGAAGGCTCAGCTAGAAGCTGCGCGGAAGGCGAGAGAGAATCAGGTTTACAAACccaaaaag CAGGAGGCGGAACAGGAAGTGGTCTTGTTCAGAACAGACCAATCGGGACACTCGTGGCCGGTCAGCGGCTCCTCCCAGCACGTGGAGCCGAAAGGTGGGCGGAGGAAGAAGAAAGCG ATCGAGACCCATGTCGCCGGCGAGCGTGTGCGTTACTTTGCAGATGATGATCGCTTGGATCTAAAGGAGATGGTGCGCCGGGAGAAGATGACCTCAGCTCAGGATCAAAATGCCCTCTACTCCCGAATGGCTGCTAAG ATGATGGGCAAGCAGGATGGTGATAACTACACACTGGATGACATGTTTGTATCGAGCGCGGCtcagagagaaagggaggggcTTGATGAAGAGAGAGCGAAGAACCGAGCGATGGGAGAGGGGCGCCGCCTTGAAGCTCGAATGGATAAATGTC TTTGCTTCAGCAACGCCGAGCTGCCCAAACACCTGGTTGTGGCTATCGGGGCAAAG gtgtatcTTTGCCTTCCTAACAGTGTTTCATTGACTGAGGGACACTGTCTCATTGCTCCACtgcagcaccactgctgctcaACTGGCTTAGACGAGGATGTGTGGAATGAAGTTCAG CTTTTCCGCAAGTCTTTGGTTCAGATGTTTGAGTCTCAAGGTCTCGACTGCGTTTTTCTTGAAACTCACATGAACCCTAAGAAGCGCATACATATGCTGTACGAGTGTGTTCCACTTCCACGCGAGCTTGGGGATATGGCACCCATCTACTTCAAG AAAGCCATCATGGAGTGTGACGAGGAGTGGGCGATGAATAAGAAGCTGGTGGACCTGTCCTCCAAGAACATTAGACAGGCT GTTCCTCGTGGTTTGCCGTACTTCTCTGTCGATTTCGGTTTGCAGGGAGGATTCGCCCACGTCATTGAAAATCAGGACAAGTTTCCATACTACTTTGGGAAA GAAGTCCTCGGTGGTATGTTGGACCTGGAGCCGAGACGATGGAGGAAACCGATCCGAGAGAACTTCGATGACCAGCGGAAAAAGGTCCTGCAGTTCTCGCAGTGGTGGAAAACCTTTGACTGCACCAAGAGCCAATAA